The nucleotide window CATCACAAGTCCTTCTATACtaagagacttttaaaattattattatgttacttTGATTTTATAAAAAGCCCTCCAAAGGCCAGTAGTAACAATTAGAAAACACTATGAATACACAAAAGAACACACTTTGCTAAGTCAATGACTGTGAGATATACTTTTATAAAATCATAATACCTACATTTTGTGCACCTGTTCTTTTATGTAAAGGTTCGTAATGAGTTTTACAAGGACACACAGGGTGTGATACTGGTCTATGATGTTGGGCAGAAAGATTCCTTTGATGCCCTTGATGCATGGCTGGCAGAAATGAAGCAAGATCTTGGACCTCATGGAAACATGGAAAATATTGTATTTGCAGTGTGTGCCAACAAGGTAACTGCTTTGGAAATGGTGTGCTTAACTTTCTAGGTTCATTATGGGAAGAGTGTGGCTGAGTTTTggggaataaataaaaagaaaaaaattctgcaatCTGTAATACAGGAATCAACAGCTTTTCAAAACAAAGGTccctaaaacaaaaacagttaaaaaataaagcctggCATATCAggatttttatccattttttttcactGGTGCCATACTTGGGGAGGATAATGGTGACTGAGCAGGAGAGGTGGAGCCTAATAATAACACTCTGACCTGACTGGAGGAGGGGAAGCAATTAGGTGAAATGTGGACTGTGGAAAGGTGTGAAGGGCAGACCATGGCCCTCAGGCGTGGCAGATGTGATGAAGCCAGCTTTCACAGAGGTGAGCAGCAGCAGTGTTCTCAAAGGAGAATGCTGGTATCAGGCACTTGTGGTTTTGCCACAGAAAATCAGTCCACATTCAATATaagtaattttttaatcttttttgttcCTGATAATTTTATATGCTAGTGCTGGGGTTCACTTAAGAAGAGTTTTTGCCTCAGCAAAGGATTGACAGAGACCTACTGGGCCTATGCTAGTGGGACAAGGTTGGAATcttctctccccctgcccccaactttTAATTTCAGATCGACTGTGCTAAGCACCGCTGTGTTGATGAAAGTGAAGGACGTCTTTGGGCTGAAAGCAAAGGGTTCCTGTACTTCGAAACTTCGGCTCAAACTGGAGAAGGAATCAGTGAGATGTTCCAGGTAACCtggcattttattgttttagagTTTGTGTCAAGGCTGACCATACCAAATTTTAGTGTAAATTATGAGAAgcaaaatagtaataggaatttCTCATTAGAATAAGCTTTCTTTTCCGAAgctagtaagaaagaaagaatgggagagagagggagagaatgagtgtgtgtgtatgtgtgatattTGTCTGCTGTCTGTTTTAGACCAGATCTGGCTGctcatcagaattacctggggaaATTCTTCAAAATACAAATTGCTGGGCTCCAGACCTACCGGAAGCTTAATGTTTTGATGGAGCTGAGGAAcctgtattttgaaaaatctctATAGGTGATCCTGATGATCATCAAGTTTAACAACACTTATTATATACTTACTTAAATGGGacaaagattttctttaaaaccaCCTTTGGTTACATTTGTATGCATAATCAAACGAAGGCATTACTTTGGCAAAATTGCCTTGCCATAGCTAATATAATCCTATATCGTAGCCCATGGGGGTACAGTTAGAGACCAGGAGACTATCATTGCAGAATCCAGCCAGTCATACGTAAAAGTTCGGTCTCACCGATCACGTAGGCAATAGAAGGATGGACTAACATGGCAACCTGAATAGATGGTcattttttagaatttaataATCTAGAATAATTTTAAGGGGGGGAGACTACCTAAACAACAAATTATAGtcaactccttttttaaaaaagattttttttctttttaaaaaaaggaattaatttttggctgctttggcccgctacgtgcgggctttctgtagttgtggtgagcggggactactctttgaaGTGcttgggcttcttattgcggtagcttctcttgtggagcacgggctctaggcatgcgggcttcagtagttgtggcttgtgggctctagagcgcagactcagtagtggcacacgggcttagttgcttcatggcatgtgggatcttcccagaccagggctcaaagccatgtcccctgcattggcaggcagattctttttttttttaggtaagaagtggattttatttatttatttatttatttatttatttttggactgcgttgggccttcattgctgtgcgcaggctttctctagttgtagcaagtgggggttactcttcgttgcggtgcgcaggcttctcattgtggtggcttctcttgttgcagagcatgggctctaggtgtgcaggcttcagtagttgcagcacacaggttcaatagttgtggcacgcgggccctagagcacatgggcttcagtagttgctgcacatgggctcagtagttgcggctcgtgggctctagggcgtgcgggcttcagtagttgtggctcacaggcttagttgctccacagcatgtgggatattcccgcactagggatcgaacccatgtcccctgcattggcaagcatattcttaaccactgtgctaccagggaagtcctaaagtagatttatttagagagaagcactctccacagacagagtgtgggccatctcagaaggtgagagtggccttgggagaaacacacttCACAGatagagtgtgggccatctcagaaggtgagaaaggctggcaggcagattcctaaccactatgccaccagggaagttcagtCAACTCTTAATTATAGATACATTCGAAAGTAAGTGGTGGCATGAATAATGCATTTTTTCTTATGAATATATCTGATATTTTGGGAATTTTTAGCATTTCAAATAATGTAGCTATACTATAAAGAGTTGTTCTTaattatcaagtgggattttatttaatcttttgtgCTGAATTTCCTTCTAACAAGATGTCACCCCTTCTACTAGAAGACAGGTTTTATCCTTGGCTGACAGGCTGAATTGGGCATCAGTAGCGTCTATTTCAAGACCAAATAAGGTTGATATTGGTTTGCCACTTCTCTATTCTTTTGAATACATAGACTATATAGGTACATAGTTTGTACCTATATGTATGCAATCATGATACTTaaccatttaaattaaattaatcaattaaactTCTGGAGAAGTTTACATGCTTCACTCATATGAGACTCTTAATGTGTGGCTGGTATCATTCTCATTTCAGATATGAGGACATCAAAGAGTAGTAGTGATTTGTCCAAGAGGTGTAAATAACTGTTAGAGATTAACTTTCTTTCAGCACATTGAAGACACTGGTTCATTCTCTTCTGGCCTCTGTTGTGTCCCATGAGATGTTAGCACCTGTTCTTACTCTTATTCCTTTATATATAATgtgtcctttttttcctccagctACTTTCAAGagtttatctttgattttcagcaGTTGTGCTATGTGCCTAGGTGTGGTTCTCTATATTTACCTTACTTGGGGTTTGTTGATTTTCTTGGATTGGTAAGCAGGTGTTTTTCATCAAAtatgggaagtttttttttttaaactattttatttcttccaaattTTTTTGGCCCTATTTtcactctcttttccttctgggactccaattacatatatattagaccattttgttttttcccataGTCCTtgagactttatttttcttccattttcctctgtttttcagATTGCGTAGTCTCTATTGATCTGATTTCAATCTGCTGTTAAATCTACCAAGTGAAGTTTTCAATTCACTACTTTTCAGTTGTAGAATTTGCATTTGGTTCTTTTGTGTAGTTCCAGTTCTTTGCTGAGATTCTCTATTTACtcattttgaacatatttttctttatctctttgaaATAGTGATAATAGCAGCTTTACAGTCTTTGTCCAATATCTGAGCCATCTTGGGTTCAGTTTCTATGGACTGCTTTTTTCTTGACTATGGATCACATTGTTGTTTCTTTGTATGAGTAGTGATTTTTGATTTAACACCAGACATTGTAGACAATACATTATAGAGACTCTAGATTTGTTTATTTGCCTCAGAAGAATGTTGGTTTTGTTTCAGCAGGCAGTTCAGTTATTGGCAGATTACATTGAACTTGTGTAGGCTTGACTTTTTGCTTTAATAGCAAGGATCTGAAGGAAACCCAAAGTGTTTCCCAAGCCCTTCTAATTTGGCAGGACTCAGCCTGCAAATTCTGTCCCCCTTGCAGATCTTGTCgttcttggttttaggttttgttAGAATGAATCTAACTCCCAAGGCAAAGCCTTTCTGTGGTGTCTCAGCTAGATGCTAGGGGTATTAATGAGATGTTAAGGCAGTCTCTCTCCTCTGACAAGGCCAAATTCTGGTGTCCCCAGGATGGCTCTTCCCCTTAGTAGTCAGTTCCCACCACTAGCCAGTTCTGTTCTCAACCCCTTAGTAGCTATTATCTGATAAGCCTCAGGTGATCTCATCCTATGTATTAATAGCCTAGCCCTCAGCTACAAACTGGTAGGGAGCCCTCACATGGACTTCTGGGGCCCAGCTCTGCACAATCCCCTCCTATCCAAGGCCCTGCTCCACAGATTCTAGCCACTTCGCATCCTCAAGCTCTCACCTCTGCCTCCTTAGCTCAGTGGGACTTTGTGTCTGCTCAGACTCTGGCTTTCTGTGACAGGGTCAGGAAATGGACTCCAGGTAGAAGACCAAGGAGCAGCCTTGCACTTGCTGTTGTCCACTACCTGAAAAGAGTTACCTCATATATTTGTTCACTTTTATAGTAGTTTATGGCAGGAGGTTTGGTCCAGTACCCAGTACTCCAACGTGGCTGGCACTCAGACAAGGAATTTGAACAGACTTTTGACTTCAGTTCTAGCATTCTCTGTATCACCACAGCTAGCCTTCTATAACATTATGTGTTATGAGTAAATGCTTGTGCCCTCAGAAATCTGTGAGTGTTTATATTTTAGGTTAACTTACAGACTAGAAGAAAACCTTATTCATACGTAACACAAGCAAACATTTGTGAACTATGATCCCTTTtaggttgcttttatttttttagattaatcTTGGGTAGAACTAATggatagtctttaaaaaaaaagggtaacaGAGTATAATAAACTATTCTGTAAGTACTTAGAAGTAGTGTATTCCTGCTGGTTCAATTTAATCAATACTTTCTTTGTTTCCTATATATTTAATAGACACTTTATGTCAGGAAGGAACTTGGTTTTATCTTACACTGTTAACACAGAGCAGTATTAAGATAGACTAAAACTAAGTTAACACTTCTCTTGTCTTGGTATCTAACGGCTTTTCCTTTGACACCCCTTTTCACATGTCAAGGCTTCTTGTTTAGGTTGCCAACTTGATTAGCTAATACTGGAGATAAGAAAGAGGAGTCAAAGAGAAGGATAAAAGTTTTAGATGATAATAGGCACTATagaaatatctggaaaaaaaagaggaagaggttaaaaaagaaatggagggatGAGGAGATAAGTCAATTTAAAAGCAGCCATAGTGTATTAAATTAGTCTTTTGAGTGAAGTTatttaacaacaataatagtgcATAGAGCATGAAATATGAGCAGGATCAAAAATAGTTTTCACTttgaaaaacattataaaaataggaaaagaatatgaacagtTTACAGAACAAGAAAAGACtgataagcaaatgaaaagatactcaatttcgcttataattaaagaaatgaaataaaaactgtgaGATACACATCAGCTTGGCAAAAGTGAAGATGTATGATAATGCCCAATGTTGACAAGGGTGTGGGGAAATAGGCACTCCCATACACAGTGATGGGAGTATAAACTGGTATAGCCTTTTTGTATGAAAGTTGTCAAAATCAAAAAGTAAAATGCACGCACACTTATATTCAGTAGTTAttcttttaggaatttatccaaaAGCAGTATTCCCACAAGTGTGCagagatatatacacataaaaaaatATTCACTAAAGCACTGTTTGtgaaaaaacctagaaacaattgaCCTGTCCGAGAATAGGgagttggttaaataaattatggtgagTCACACAGTAGAATACTGAACTGTCATCTAAAAGGAGgaattggggaggggagggtaagctgggacgaggtgagagagtggcgtggacacatatacactaccaaatgtaaaatagacagctagtgggaggcagccgcatagcacagggagatcagctcggtgcttggtgaccacctagaggggtgggacagggagagtgggagggagacgcaagagggaggggatatggggatatatgtatacatatagctgattcactttattatacagcagagactaacacaacattgtaaagcaattatactccaataaagatgtaaaagaaaaagctagacgaaagaaggaagaaagtgtCTATATGCAGCTAGAGAAAGGTTCCAAGATTTATTATTATGTGTAAAAAAAGTGCAAGGTGCTAAGCAGTGTGTTTAATCTGCTCTCTTTTATGTAAATGCTTAGGGTTTGGGTGTGTGTATGGACTGGGTACTGATAGAAAATTATTCTGGAAGGATACTGAAATAATATGTTAACAATGGTTACCTCAAGGAGAGGAACTTGAGGGGTAGGGAGACAGTtttcattttacactttttcctaCTATTTGAATTTTTCTAACAATATTCATGTACtagtttttaatttcaagtgTGGTTATCTGAGAGTAGGATTATAAGCCATTGAAATTTTATTCCTTATCCTTACTGTGTgcttaaatatacatatatatatacacatatatgtatgtatagtatgaaagaaaaaaatcttccaaagtACGTTTGCTTTATTGTGAATTTTAAGTTACtggaatatattaaaattctttaaGTTGATGGTTAGAAGGAATTCCTATTTTCTCAAAATCAGTTCTCCTCTgggatgtgttttctttttgcagACCTTTTATGTATCCATAGTTGATTTATGTGAAAACGGCGGGAAACGTCCTATCACAAATAGCAGTGCTAGTTTCACCAAAGAACAAGCAGACAGCATTCGCAGAATTCGAAATAGTAAAGATAGTTGGGACATGTTGGGAGTCAAACCTGGGGCCTCAAGGTAAGCAGTGCTCTCAGATATTAGTGCTGCCTTCTGTTATAGAAAAAGACTCAATCATCGGAATTATAGTGTGATATCTTCTTGTAATTGGCTAGAAATATGAAGATGTGTGGAAATATCTTAGATTACTTAATAATGCTCCTTCACTGAATTAAGTGAATACCAAAGGGAGAAAACAGAGGGCACAACTGCTTAATGTGGGAACTATGTGGTTTGTATATTATATAAGTACCTTCTGAAATTATATGCTCTGCTTTTGTTGACTAAGAGCCTTGAAGCTAATGtaacctcaaaagaaaaaaaaaagagaattcttaaatcatagaattttagagaaGGAAAGAGTGTTAGCAATCAACCTGTCCAAACATTTCATTTCATAGGTGGGAAAACTGGGACTCAGTGAGACTAAAAACAGAGTCAAGGACCTCAGGAGTTAGTGGTAGAATTGGTTCTTGACCCTGAGCACTGTGTGTCTGcctgtctctgtttctttctgtctctgtcaaaAATCCTGCTAGTTCCTCGTCTGTGTGTGttgatattaaattattttattttatccaaaataattatttgggggcttccctggtggcgcagtggttgagagtccgcctgccgatgcaggggacacgggttcgtgccccggtccgggaagatcccatatgctgcggagcggctaggcccgtgagccatggccgctgagcctgcacgtccggagcctgtgctccgcaacgggagaggccacaacagtgagagggctgcgtaaaaaaacaaaaaacaaaataattatttgggagaaaaggaaatacaatcaCTACTCTTTGTGAAAGAATAAATCATTATCCAGCATGATTATATAacttttccccccagttttattgaaatataaatgatatacagtactgtatgagtttaaggtgtacagcataatgatttgacttacatatattgtgaaatgatgaccacagtaagtttaatTAACATCTGCCATCTCATATCGAtaccaaaaaaaatgttttttccttgtgattagaACTCTTggaatctactctcttaacaactttcaattGTTATATAACTTTTAATGCTATAATAATACTGTCACTATACGTATTATTAGAGTTCTCAGACGTTTTTATTTTGCACTATAGCTTTCCTCCCCTTTCTACTTTTTCACCTTGATtcccacaaaagaaaaagtagctCTTGAGATCGCCTTGTCAGCGTCAACAGCATTAAGTATCTCCTCCATTTTGGTCTCATAGCATATCTTTGAGTCCagaaggaaagaggggaggggaaaagggagacAGTTATTGGTCTCCCTGGACTTGCCAGGCATTACTGAGGAGCTGTTAAACACCTGAAGGAATTCAGATGACCTCATAGCACAAAATTAATTGGTggcttttaaatgtctttttagacTTCCATAGTCACATCCTAAATTCTTCCATTTCATCTCCAAGGGATATTGGCTCTATAACTAAGAAACTATTACTTACTAATTAACTTAGAACAATAATCATTAGGGAAAAAGAAACTTTTGGTTTCTTACTTATTCATTGTGGTTAACTGGAATCTCCCAAAATTTACAGGACCTCCATAATTTCCATATCCTTAACCAATATAACATGTtcttttcttatctttgttcctctgggTCTATCAAACTAATTTGTATGGCATGAGCACGTTTGGGCAAAacctaaaaacatttattttattttatcttttaaatacacctttattttattttttggccgtgccgtgcggcatgcgggatcttagttccccgaccagggatcgaacccatgccccctgcaatggaagcatggagtcttaaccactagactgccaggggattccctaaaaacattttttttaagttatagagAGTTTTAATGTTTGTTCAGTGCTATGTTTACTATTcttgaattttaagaaaaatcttcagtagaattaatatattttttacacaCCTGACTCAGTCTTGTTTCTCTAAAATTTTCCTTGAAAGTTTCTCCTGCTATCCAGAATTCTTGAAAGGTATCAGGCCTAACCACTAACCCCATATGGACATGTTTCCTCGGGCAGCAGAGTGGCTAGAGGGGCCCAATCCAAGACTCACTCATGGGAAAGAGAGAGGATGCTGTTACTGCCTCAAGGACAGAGAGTCTTTTAGGAAGAATGTGATTCTTATTAGCTAATATCGAAATTATCTATGTAGAAAAGCTACATGCAAGGTAAAACAAGAAAATTCAGgactcctctaagatcagaaagcAGAAAAAGCCTTAGAACGTATGCCTACGACATGGACAGCTGTTAACATAGCCCTGTGACCTCAGTCTCCCCAAGCTGACACGTAAGATATCACATATAATATGTAACATTCAAGTAGAAAAATATACAATGCAAAGTGAGTATACAAACAAACATGATCAGATATCACATCCAAGATATCAAAGACCATCTCCCTGACTTGAAGAGCCAGACTAGAAGTCTTGCTGATAAAGAATAAAGGAGATTTGGGGAAGCACCAAATCCAGGCTTATAAGTTAACAAGAACCTTGAATTACAAAAGGAATTCAAAAGGGAAGTGGGAAATAAAACCATCTGGTAGAGACAGAGCCAGACTCTGACCAGGGGAGTGGCTGGGCACTTGAAAGCCTCTCAGAGGCCTGACACCTGAGGATATGAAGAGCGGGGAGAACTGCAGGGCCCGGTGGtctccagcccccaccccagcagTCCCTGCTCCTTAGCGGtctctcctggggcttcctggtTTTTGGTGAAACACTGATCGTACTGCTCCTTTCCTCTCTAGATAACGTTACATTCTCCCTTGTTTCTTCTTTGGTCTCAGGGAGCTCACACTCTCAGGTACCCCTTTCCGGAGGCTCTTTCTTGGTCAGCGGTGCCACCATCCTCCCCGAGGCCATAGAGTCCCCATGACCCTGGAACTCATTTCAGCCCTTTTTCTCATGTCTTCTCCACCCCTATACCCAGCTCATCATCTGCTTCTGCCAGGACTTTGTTTCTGTTATCTCTTTTGCCTTCCCTTGTTGGCTTCCACAAACACCTTAATCTAAACACTTGTATTCATGCTTGGGTTATTGTAACAACCTCCTACCTGTCTCCTAACTTCCAAAAAcagctttcccagcaccgttTTGTCATGAAACACCTACTGTTAAAAAtccaacttttttgttgttttgccttCGAGGCCCTTCACTTACTGACCCCTGCTCCCTGGCCAACTTTGTTTCTTGTTACTTCCCAGTGCAGTTTCCTCCTGGAACTGCATGCGGGCTCCGGCTCCCTTCCTGGCCTCTGCCGGTTCTCTCCCTGCTGCTCTGTATTCCCCACCACTGTGTCAATCCCTGAACCCAACCTTCTTCCAGAACCCTCCTCCAGGGGGCCTGCCCTGATGGCCCCTGTCCTCATTGCTTCCGTCGGCAAATGCCGAGTGCCTGTGAAGTGCCGAGTACTGTTTTCATCTGATCATGTTTGTTCGTATACTCACTTTGCATTGTATATTTTTCTACTTGAATGTTACATGTTATTTGTGCATTGTTTGTTTCCTAGTCCTTTAGTCCCGCCTTTGAGAAAGGGTAACATTTATTTGGGATATGCTTACTGTAAGAGATGTTATGATATCCAAACAGCTAAAATGCagtgggtggagggtgggggctgACCTCGATACTGACATAGAGCTTTGCTTTTCCTCGTAGAGATGAAGTCAATAAAGCATATCGGAAACTTGCTGTGCTGCTTCACCCTGACAAGTGTGTAGCACCTGGTAGTGAAGATGCCTTCAAAGCCGTTGTGAATGCCCGAACAGCCCTCCTGAAAAACATCaaatagaaagtagaaaaaaaaagacaagtgtgGGCCTCGAGTCCAAACAGACTTTCCCTAGAGGTAAAGTAGCCAGCATGGGTTTTTCCTCCACAAAATCTTACAGCTCTTTTCACTCATGTGCTGTCATTTGTAAATCAGTAATTCGGGTGCCTGTTACCATGCCATAGACATTTTGCAGAGACGAAGTGAAGAGAACCAAGCGCCACTTACACACTACCATTCATTTCCTACTTCTGAATGATGTAAGAGTTTTTTCTCATGAGTTTGTTAGCTCTGTCAGTGTAGCATCCCTTAGGCAGTTTGCTCAGGAAAGTCCATGAGGTTTCTGGAAGGAGGATAGGAGGATCCtttcaccttttctttttaaaaacattcatcagagaagaaaacaaaaatggaagcaGACATAGCAGAATCCCTGAAAGTGTGGTGACCTCACAAGCAAGTTGCCCCTTTTACAGTGAGTTTCTTAGTAGTATTTTAAGCATCAATCTATAGTTAATGAACTCTTGGCAGCCCTTTGGAAGTGAAACGAGGTGATACAATTCTGAACTGAGCAGCCCTTTTGTGACGTTCACTCTGTTCCCCTTCTCCAGCCACCAGGGGGAGAGACCAGCCAGTCCTAAGAGAGCAAAGACAGTGACGGCGGCCGCAAGTTCTGGTACACTGGCTGCTGCTAGTCCTGCCCCTGAATCTGAGGCCTCTCCCTGGCGTGGAGGTGGGTGCTGGTAGCTCTAGGGAGCATCATCGCCTAGGAATCAGGAGTCAGACTCCAAGACAGTAGTGCCTGCAGGTCACAGTAGATTGAGCACACATGCCTAGAGGGCACGGCTGGCCTGGCTCGGGCATGTTTGATGCCCTAGGAGAGCCTCCATATGAGGCTTGTGCCTTCTTTGTTTCTACATTACGTTCTGCATCACAGCAGGTGGGAAAGGCAGGGGTGCCGGGCCTCCTCTTCACTTCCTCATCAGTGTTagttccctctctcttccctcttctcttcctgtCCACATCTGCCgccatttctcttttcttgaatCCGTGCCTTCCGGCTCTTGACTCCTCCATCCTCCTGTGCAGCCTTCACCTGGGCCTGGCTGACCAGAGACAAGTATGGATCCTTCGGGTGGCGGACAGAGAGATCTTAAGGCCTGTGTGAGAAGAACCTCTGTTACTTTTGCTTGGGTTACAAATTTCTGATTAGTAATATTTTTAAGCTACAGATTATGAGAATTAATTTCACATAGAGAAATACATTCTCCTCCTGTAGTATCTTCCTCAGTATCCAAGGGATGGATGAAGGTCAAGTGTGAGGACCAGCCTTTCTTCCAGAGCTTACAGAGCCAGTGCCACTGCTTGGCTCGTCACACCATCACTCTCATGTTACTCAGATTTTTAGCTGTGACCAGGCTGCACTAATAGGGGctttaaagtatataaaacacTACTGTCTGTGAATTTTAAACAGCTATTCCTATTGGTCGCCAAGGAGCATTCACCTTACCCCGGAGAAGAAAAGCCGCTCCCGTTTAATTCAAGCCCACTGCAGCCTTCTGGGCTCTTCCCTGCTCCAGAGCAGCTTTGCTTCGTGTGGCTGCCCTTGCGCTGCACTGAGCTGGTCGTCAGGAAACCAGAGCATTGTTTTCTAGTATGAATTTTCATCTCGGTGAtattgaatgcttttttttttctataagttgAGATACGAGTATGATTTCTTGTGGGGTTTAGCTCTGGGCCTGTAGAACTCCAGCCCAAAGTTCTTCGGGGCCTAAATCTTGCTTAAGGCCTTCATCATGCCTAAAGTAATTAAACATAGATCTGTTCTTACAGCAGGACTTAGGAGGGCCATGTTTATGAGGGACTGTGCATGGTGGTGTCAGCCCAAATTGACATGACAGGTCACTGAGTATGTGGCCCTGGGTAAAACCTGGTGCCAGTTTTCATCACTGTTATTAAACACTAGATTGGTCGCCTTATTCAACTACATGGTGCAGATGAGCAATTACAGCAGAGAGAGTTCTTTAGTGCTTCCATTCATATCCTTATATAATGAGTGACTTGTTGAAATTTAGCCTGATCTTGATTCGTAGGTCTTGAGACTCAGTTCCCAGCACCTTGATTATTAATGTTAAGGATGGCCATGTACTACTTCATTTATGTAAAAGAAAGTTAAGCTTCAGGGTCCTAGAATTTTTCTGATTTCCATAATCCTTGAGTAGAATATCAAGAAGTAATGAAGCCTGATCTGCAATGAAAAGTAACTTCATACAAAATTTTACAGacctctgtgcattaatttaaaTTCTTGGTGCAAATATGTACTTTGTAGTTCAACCTTATTAAAATTCTTCAGCCAGTTAGGATTGCACAATAATACA belongs to Pseudorca crassidens isolate mPseCra1 chromosome 14, mPseCra1.hap1, whole genome shotgun sequence and includes:
- the DNAJC27 gene encoding dnaJ homolog subfamily C member 27 isoform X3 gives rise to the protein MEANIPKRKESGKSLRIKVISMGNAEVGKSCIIKRYCEKRFVSKYLATIGIDYGVTKVQVRDREIKVNIFDMAGHPFFYEVRNEFYKDTQGVILVYDVGQKDSFDALDAWLAEMKQDLGPHGNMENIVFAVCANKIDCAKHRCVDESEGRLWAESKGFLYFETSAQTGEGISEMFQR
- the DNAJC27 gene encoding dnaJ homolog subfamily C member 27 isoform X1, which codes for MEANIPKRKESGKSLRIKVISMGNAEVGKSCIIKRYCEKRFVSKYLATIGIDYGVTKVQVRDREIKVNIFDMAGHPFFYEVRNEFYKDTQGVILVYDVGQKDSFDALDAWLAEMKQDLGPHGNMENIVFAVCANKIDCAKHRCVDESEGRLWAESKGFLYFETSAQTGEGISEMFQTFYVSIVDLCENGGKRPITNSSASFTKEQADSIRRIRNSKDSWDMLGVKPGASRDEVNKAYRKLAVLLHPDKCVAPGSEDAFKAVVNARTALLKNIK
- the DNAJC27 gene encoding dnaJ homolog subfamily C member 27 isoform X2 yields the protein MLKVFHRSCIIKRYCEKRFVSKYLATIGIDYGVTKVQVRDREIKVNIFDMAGHPFFYEVRNEFYKDTQGVILVYDVGQKDSFDALDAWLAEMKQDLGPHGNMENIVFAVCANKIDCAKHRCVDESEGRLWAESKGFLYFETSAQTGEGISEMFQTFYVSIVDLCENGGKRPITNSSASFTKEQADSIRRIRNSKDSWDMLGVKPGASRDEVNKAYRKLAVLLHPDKCVAPGSEDAFKAVVNARTALLKNIK